A region of Pontiella agarivorans DNA encodes the following proteins:
- a CDS encoding CpXC domain-containing protein, protein MSISRTVNITCPSCGTKQDVRLYDVINVNTDPELKDALMQNMLNRIHCKGCDLNFRVDKPLMYNDPKLGMLIHWVPETEEMGREEILDEFEESLERMHQQMPEGQEAPNVRLVLTRVELVELIFMLEKGLNQRVVEYVKYSIFTRNPEKADPKTHRLLLNVEDSTDEEFCFVLQNTKSQELGQILRYGRAAYDSMIELYEENDGEFLEMFPGPLISARELLLEDAEFGE, encoded by the coding sequence ATGAGTATCAGCAGAACAGTTAATATCACCTGTCCTTCCTGCGGGACAAAGCAGGATGTACGTCTCTACGATGTTATCAATGTGAATACCGATCCGGAGCTGAAGGATGCGTTGATGCAGAACATGCTCAATCGTATTCATTGCAAAGGATGTGATTTGAATTTCCGTGTGGATAAACCGCTCATGTATAATGATCCGAAACTGGGTATGCTGATTCATTGGGTACCGGAAACGGAGGAGATGGGGCGTGAGGAAATTCTCGATGAATTCGAAGAGTCGCTTGAGCGCATGCATCAGCAGATGCCGGAAGGGCAGGAGGCGCCCAATGTGCGTCTGGTGCTGACCCGCGTGGAGCTTGTGGAGCTGATCTTTATGCTGGAAAAGGGATTGAATCAGCGGGTGGTGGAATATGTTAAATACAGCATTTTTACCCGGAATCCGGAAAAGGCGGATCCTAAAACGCACCGTCTGTTACTGAATGTGGAGGATTCGACGGATGAGGAGTTCTGTTTTGTGCTTCAGAATACGAAAAGTCAGGAGCTTGGACAGATTCTGCGTTACGGCCGAGCGGCTTATGATTCCATGATTGAGCTCTATGAAGAGAACGACGGTGAATTTCTTGAGATGTTTCCCGGGCCGCTCATCAGCGCGCGTGAGCTACTGCTTGAAGATGCTGAGTTCGGGGAATAA
- a CDS encoding tetratricopeptide repeat protein, translating into MSEEKKEQKDFLSGHEALLNSINSKTETPEEENAAETESTENPVPEETTQKPAEQPRNEPEPEEVTAKPVESESAVAAKETATEEKPVEEEQVVEQKVVAEVPPVVTEVPAKPAPKKKKPANHEQAVKQRHEAVEKAEVKEVLNFYLKYLKPAAAVIIVVCIAVVASSLMRNNRIQKEAAADSALMSARTAEDYQAILDQYENTPSAPMALMGLAQSIFNDARPGEAAKLYSDFVKKYPKHEMAVQAEFNSISCLEAERKYSEAAAAFAAFRKSHEKSHLAPVALLGQGRCLEAMENYAEAKQVYEDIMAFYPDSGWAQLAQSNISIIDSKLK; encoded by the coding sequence ATGAGCGAAGAAAAAAAAGAACAAAAGGACTTTCTAAGCGGTCACGAAGCACTGCTGAACAGCATCAACAGTAAAACAGAAACGCCGGAGGAAGAAAACGCAGCGGAGACAGAATCCACTGAAAATCCAGTCCCGGAAGAAACGACCCAGAAACCGGCTGAACAGCCCCGCAATGAACCGGAGCCCGAAGAAGTCACCGCGAAGCCGGTGGAGAGTGAATCTGCTGTAGCCGCAAAAGAAACGGCGACGGAAGAAAAACCGGTTGAAGAGGAGCAGGTCGTCGAGCAGAAGGTGGTCGCCGAAGTGCCTCCGGTCGTCACGGAAGTCCCGGCCAAACCGGCTCCGAAAAAGAAAAAGCCGGCCAATCATGAGCAGGCTGTGAAACAACGGCACGAAGCGGTTGAAAAGGCTGAAGTCAAAGAGGTTCTTAACTTCTACCTGAAATACCTCAAACCAGCGGCCGCCGTCATTATCGTAGTCTGCATTGCGGTCGTGGCCTCCAGTCTCATGCGCAACAACCGGATTCAAAAAGAAGCGGCGGCCGATTCCGCGCTCATGAGTGCCCGTACGGCCGAAGATTATCAGGCGATTCTGGATCAGTATGAAAACACCCCCTCCGCTCCGATGGCCTTGATGGGTCTGGCGCAGAGCATATTCAACGATGCCCGTCCGGGAGAAGCCGCCAAACTTTACAGCGACTTTGTCAAAAAATATCCAAAACACGAAATGGCGGTCCAGGCGGAATTCAATTCCATCTCCTGCCTGGAAGCGGAGCGGAAATACAGCGAAGCGGCGGCAGCATTTGCTGCCTTCCGGAAGTCCCACGAAAAATCACACCTTGCCCCCGTTGCTTTGCTGGGCCAGGGCCGTTGTCTCGAAGCAATGGAAAACTATGCTGAAGCCAAACAGGTCTATGAAGATATCATGGCCTTTTACCCGGACAGCGGATGGGCTCAACTGGCTCAGAGCAATATCAGCATTATCGACAGCAAGCTGAAATAG
- a CDS encoding shikimate kinase — translation MKNIVLVGFMGSGKTWVGKLIAERTGMPLLDMDSIIVERAGKSINEIFADEGEAHFRKLERELVQELAQTEGNIISTGGGIVLNPDNIADFEKTGLVVCLLVDAESVLDRVRNDDTRPLLAGDKEKAIVELLESRKPLYEAVTHKINTSGRPFPPVQTAEEVIALYNTFNS, via the coding sequence ATGAAAAACATTGTGCTCGTAGGCTTTATGGGCAGCGGAAAAACCTGGGTAGGCAAACTGATTGCCGAACGCACCGGTATGCCCCTGCTTGATATGGATTCCATTATCGTGGAACGTGCAGGAAAATCCATCAATGAAATCTTTGCCGATGAAGGCGAAGCCCACTTCCGAAAACTGGAACGGGAACTGGTTCAGGAACTGGCTCAGACCGAGGGCAATATCATCTCCACCGGTGGAGGCATTGTCCTGAATCCGGACAACATTGCCGATTTTGAAAAAACCGGTCTCGTGGTCTGTCTGCTGGTTGATGCCGAATCCGTCCTCGACCGTGTGCGCAACGACGACACCCGTCCCCTGCTCGCCGGCGACAAAGAAAAAGCCATTGTAGAGTTACTCGAATCCCGCAAACCGCTCTACGAAGCCGTGACACACAAAATAAACACCAGCGGCCGGCCGTTCCCGCCGGTACAGACCGCGGAAGAAGTTATTGCCCTCTACAACACATTCAATTCTTGA
- a CDS encoding SixA phosphatase family protein, with product MPKTLYLVRHAKSSWVNPSYSDFDRPLNDRGRHDAPEMGRRLKEKGILPEIIISSPARRATETLDGLNRELQVNPDSVFMQKRLYEASTEILIEIIQALNNTADSALIIGHNPSMSWAIEKLSAEPGGNLPTCSVAAIRLDSNDWNLAGICTGELLFIDYPRKPA from the coding sequence ATGCCTAAAACCCTCTACCTTGTCCGTCACGCCAAATCAAGCTGGGTCAACCCGAGCTACAGCGATTTCGACCGGCCGCTTAACGACCGCGGCCGGCACGATGCCCCCGAAATGGGACGGAGGCTTAAAGAGAAAGGAATTCTCCCCGAAATCATCATCTCCAGCCCTGCCCGCCGCGCCACAGAAACGCTGGATGGTCTAAACCGCGAACTGCAGGTAAATCCTGATTCCGTTTTCATGCAGAAACGGCTCTATGAAGCATCAACCGAAATCCTGATCGAGATCATCCAGGCTCTGAACAATACCGCTGATTCAGCACTCATTATCGGCCACAACCCCTCCATGAGCTGGGCCATTGAAAAACTCAGCGCAGAACCGGGCGGCAACCTCCCGACCTGCTCTGTCGCGGCCATCAGGCTCGATTCGAACGACTGGAATCTGGCCGGAATTTGCACCGGCGAACTGCTTTTTATCGATTACCCGAGAAAACCGGCCTGA
- a CDS encoding cytidine deaminase, which translates to MTPEKLILRAFQALEHAHAPYSGYAVGAALQCEDGTVFTGCNVENASYGLTNCAERSAVFSAISGGHKSFTAIAIASSAAPPPFPCGACRQVLAEFCSPGFKVYIADGDGFQTVTLGELLPHAFDLGDSNA; encoded by the coding sequence GTGACGCCTGAAAAACTGATTCTTCGTGCGTTCCAGGCCCTGGAACATGCACACGCGCCCTATTCCGGTTACGCCGTCGGCGCGGCATTACAGTGTGAAGACGGAACCGTTTTCACCGGATGTAATGTGGAAAACGCCTCCTACGGACTGACCAACTGCGCCGAACGTTCCGCCGTTTTTTCCGCCATTTCCGGCGGACACAAAAGCTTCACCGCCATCGCCATTGCATCATCCGCTGCCCCGCCTCCCTTCCCTTGCGGAGCCTGCCGTCAGGTACTCGCTGAATTCTGCAGTCCCGGATTCAAAGTCTATATCGCCGATGGCGACGGCTTCCAAACGGTGACGCTGGGCGAACTGCTTCCCCACGCTTTTGACCTTGGAGATTCCAATGCCTAA
- a CDS encoding purine-nucleoside phosphorylase: protein MENMINPAMLKTATAELKAMWPKSNVRCGIILGSGWGKAVEDFDGIEIPYDRIPGLGNTGVMGHVGKLRCTIIDDMEVFIFQGRRHWYEGEGWTPVILPVYLLKAMGADTVLLTNASGGIREDLAPGSLVALSDHINQIGSNPLIGPHLPELGTRFPDQSEIYRKPLRKKLIKAGAASEGVYIATSGPTFETPAEIRQYKSMGADLVGMSTVPEAIVANAIGLQVAGLSCVCNWAAGIAQHPLTHEDVNNTAHDAMPRMKSTITHFLKDLARDA, encoded by the coding sequence ATGGAAAACATGATCAATCCGGCCATGCTGAAAACCGCGACCGCAGAGCTGAAAGCGATGTGGCCGAAGTCCAACGTCAGATGCGGCATCATCCTCGGCTCCGGCTGGGGAAAAGCCGTCGAGGATTTTGACGGCATCGAAATTCCCTACGACCGCATTCCAGGCCTTGGAAACACCGGTGTAATGGGGCATGTCGGAAAACTGCGCTGCACCATCATCGATGACATGGAGGTTTTCATTTTTCAGGGACGCCGCCACTGGTATGAAGGCGAAGGCTGGACTCCGGTCATTCTGCCGGTCTATCTCCTGAAGGCAATGGGAGCCGACACAGTCCTGCTGACCAACGCATCCGGCGGTATTCGCGAAGACCTCGCGCCCGGATCCCTCGTCGCCCTCTCCGACCACATCAACCAGATCGGCTCCAATCCCCTCATCGGCCCGCACCTTCCAGAGCTTGGAACCCGTTTCCCCGACCAGAGTGAAATCTACCGCAAACCCCTCCGCAAAAAACTGATCAAAGCCGGAGCCGCTTCCGAAGGCGTTTACATCGCCACCTCCGGCCCGACCTTTGAAACGCCTGCAGAAATCCGGCAGTACAAATCCATGGGCGCCGACCTCGTCGGCATGTCCACCGTCCCCGAAGCCATCGTAGCCAACGCCATCGGCCTGCAGGTTGCCGGTCTCTCCTGCGTCTGCAACTGGGCCGCCGGTATTGCACAACATCCCCTCACCCACGAAGATGTCAACAACACCGCCCACGACGCCATGCCCCGCATGAAATCCACCATCACCCATTTTCTCAAGGATCTCGCCCGTGACGCCTGA